A single genomic interval of Maledivibacter sp. harbors:
- a CDS encoding AraC family transcriptional regulator — MSNNLFESEGNELSKLNAKLRYASRAKYEDDWHSTMHMHPFTELFYVVHGSGHFKIQDKDFTVKEDDLIIVNANVLHTESSKDSNPLEYIVLGIDGISLIINGSSNHCGTTTSYSIYNYSKCKDEILFYLDTILKELQGCGKHYQSICQNIMEILIFNIRRRTESNLVLASTKSINKDCAFIKKYIDVHYASELSLDSLASVAYMNKFYLVHEFKKYTGSSPIDYLIEKRISVSKNLLKNTQYSMKQITEIVGFNSQSYFNQIFKKKVGTTPTKYRKIYTDK, encoded by the coding sequence GTGTCAAATAATTTATTTGAATCTGAGGGTAATGAATTAAGTAAACTTAATGCGAAACTTAGATATGCATCAAGAGCCAAATATGAAGATGACTGGCACAGCACTATGCATATGCATCCTTTTACTGAATTATTTTATGTTGTCCACGGAAGTGGTCATTTTAAAATACAAGATAAAGATTTTACTGTGAAAGAAGACGATTTAATTATAGTAAATGCAAACGTTCTCCATACGGAATCATCCAAGGATTCTAACCCTTTAGAATACATAGTATTGGGGATAGATGGTATTTCTCTAATTATTAATGGAAGCTCTAATCATTGTGGAACAACGACCTCATATAGCATATACAATTATTCTAAATGTAAAGATGAAATTCTTTTTTATCTAGACACAATACTTAAAGAACTCCAAGGCTGCGGAAAACATTATCAATCGATTTGTCAAAATATCATGGAAATTTTAATTTTCAATATAAGGCGAAGAACTGAATCAAATTTGGTATTGGCTTCTACAAAGAGTATTAATAAGGACTGTGCTTTTATAAAGAAATATATTGATGTTCATTATGCCTCAGAACTGAGCCTAGATTCTTTAGCCTCAGTGGCTTATATGAATAAATTTTATCTAGTCCATGAGTTCAAAAAATATACCGGTTCTTCTCCTATCGATTATCTCATTGAAAAAAGGATATCAGTATCAAAGAATCTCCTAAAAAACACCCAATATTCTATGAAACAGATCACTGAAATTGTTGGTTTCAATAGTCAATCGTACTTTAATCAGATATTCAAAAAAAAGGTTGGAACCACTCCAACAAAATATAGAAAAATTTATACAGATAAATAG
- a CDS encoding carbohydrate ABC transporter substrate-binding protein, translating into MKKVLALLISVCLLVSLAACSENSETTDSKSESQEKVLKIAGLNGGYGDEHWKELASKFEAANDGVKVELTLEKNIAEVLRPQIQAKNVPDIIYLAVGAEGKLTDTLIKERAIQDITDVFDMEVPGEGVKVKDKIVPGFTDTLITKPYGDGKIYLAPLFYAPCGLFYNQDLFGEGKYKFPETWDELLALGETAKSDGISLFTYPTTGYFDAFFYALLNEVGGSELFNNAMNYEEKAWTSNEATKAFELIGELAKYTHPDTVSQANGEGFTKNQQLILDNKALFIPNGTWLPGEMKDAPRADGFKWGFTALPKVKAGGNAYSYTFFEQMYIPEGAKEVDLAKKFMAYMYSDEAAKIIHEKSGAVQPIVGVSKFMTEGDQNKLFYSVYDNGAKAAMGGFAAAPPVEGVDLTSGDGILFGTVNSIVSKNKTVEQWQNEVVEAAAKIREAINAQ; encoded by the coding sequence ATGAAAAAAGTATTGGCTTTATTAATTTCAGTTTGTTTATTGGTATCACTTGCTGCTTGTTCTGAAAATAGTGAAACCACTGATTCAAAAAGTGAATCACAGGAAAAGGTTTTAAAGATTGCCGGTTTAAATGGTGGGTATGGCGATGAGCATTGGAAAGAGTTAGCTTCTAAATTCGAAGCCGCAAATGATGGAGTTAAAGTTGAACTTACACTTGAAAAGAATATTGCTGAAGTCTTAAGACCTCAAATTCAAGCTAAAAATGTTCCCGATATTATATATTTGGCTGTTGGGGCTGAGGGCAAATTAACGGATACTTTGATAAAAGAGAGAGCTATACAGGATATAACAGATGTGTTTGATATGGAAGTTCCCGGTGAAGGTGTTAAAGTTAAGGATAAAATAGTGCCAGGCTTTACGGATACTTTAATAACAAAACCATATGGAGATGGTAAAATATATTTGGCACCATTATTTTACGCACCCTGTGGACTTTTTTATAACCAAGACCTTTTTGGAGAAGGAAAATATAAATTCCCTGAAACTTGGGATGAACTATTAGCCCTTGGAGAAACTGCTAAGAGTGATGGTATATCTTTATTTACTTATCCAACCACTGGATACTTTGATGCATTCTTCTATGCCCTTCTTAATGAAGTAGGAGGATCAGAATTGTTTAACAATGCGATGAATTACGAGGAAAAAGCTTGGACAAGTAATGAAGCAACTAAGGCATTTGAATTAATAGGAGAATTAGCTAAGTATACCCATCCAGATACAGTATCTCAAGCAAATGGGGAAGGATTTACAAAAAATCAACAGCTAATATTAGACAATAAAGCGTTATTTATACCTAATGGAACTTGGTTACCGGGAGAAATGAAGGATGCACCTAGAGCAGATGGATTTAAATGGGGATTTACAGCCTTACCAAAGGTTAAAGCAGGTGGAAATGCTTATTCCTATACATTCTTTGAGCAAATGTATATACCAGAAGGGGCTAAGGAGGTTGACCTTGCTAAAAAATTCATGGCATATATGTATTCTGATGAGGCCGCAAAAATAATTCATGAAAAATCTGGTGCAGTACAACCAATAGTTGGGGTATCAAAATTTATGACTGAGGGAGATCAGAACAAGCTATTCTACTCAGTATATGATAATGGTGCTAAAGCTGCCATGGGTGGATTTGCAGCGGCTCCTCCAGTAGAAGGAGTTGACCTTACAAGCGGAGATGGGATTCTTTTTGGAACAGTAAATTCTATTGTATCGAAGAATAAAACTGTAGAACAGTGGCAGAACGAAGTTGTTGAAGCCGCGGCTAAGATCCGAGAAGCGATAAATGCCCAATAA
- a CDS encoding sugar ABC transporter permease — MRREIVNNRSLKLFIIICLTPALMLFSIFMIIPTLSVFKMSLYKWGGLSAKKAFVGLNNFKILIGDANFLRSFENTIFIIVMVSIITMTIAIAFASILVRENIKGENFFRIIFYIPNILSVVVISSIFSAIYDPSQGLINSFFKILKPESWVNIQFLGNQRIVIYSIAGAMIWQAIGYYMVMYMASMCSIPVQLYEAAELDGAGKIRQFFDITLPLVWDTIRTTLTFFIISSINLSFLFVKVMTSGGPDGSSEVFLSYLYKQAYNNASYGYGMAIGVIVFLFSFLLSGIINKITKRETLQY, encoded by the coding sequence ATGAGGAGGGAAATTGTGAATAACAGAAGTTTGAAATTATTTATTATTATTTGTCTTACTCCTGCACTCATGTTATTTTCAATTTTTATGATAATTCCAACCCTAAGTGTATTTAAAATGTCGTTATATAAGTGGGGCGGATTGTCAGCAAAAAAAGCTTTTGTAGGACTAAATAATTTTAAAATTTTGATAGGAGATGCCAATTTTTTAAGATCTTTTGAGAATACAATTTTTATTATTGTGATGGTTAGCATTATAACAATGACCATAGCAATAGCATTTGCATCGATTTTGGTTCGCGAAAATATTAAGGGTGAAAATTTTTTCAGAATTATATTTTATATACCTAATATTTTATCCGTTGTAGTTATATCATCTATTTTCTCAGCAATATATGATCCCAGCCAAGGTCTTATAAATAGCTTTTTTAAAATATTAAAGCCAGAGAGTTGGGTAAATATACAGTTTCTTGGGAACCAAAGAATTGTAATTTATTCTATAGCTGGAGCAATGATTTGGCAGGCTATAGGGTATTATATGGTAATGTACATGGCTAGTATGTGTTCCATACCAGTTCAGTTATATGAGGCGGCGGAATTAGATGGTGCAGGTAAGATAAGACAATTCTTTGATATCACTTTGCCTTTAGTTTGGGATACAATTAGGACAACTCTAACCTTTTTTATCATAAGTTCTATCAATTTAAGTTTCCTATTTGTAAAGGTAATGACTAGTGGAGGCCCAGATGGATCATCGGAGGTATTCTTAAGTTACCTATATAAACAAGCCTATAACAATGCAAGTTATGGTTATGGCATGGCTATAGGGGTCATAGTTTTCTTATTTTCATTCTTATTATCTGGTATTATTAACAAAATAACAAAACGTGAAACCTTACAGTACTAG
- a CDS encoding carbohydrate ABC transporter permease, translating to MDKKRNLIKADTIYRLFIYAALITLAISIIVPVLWVFMASIKENSEFYGNPWALPKGFHFTNFIDAIEKAKMGEYFLNSVTVTSLALVILLVVAIPAAYVLARFEFKGKKILNRLFMAGLFININYIVVPIFLMLLGWDGYIMRIFGKGIFLDNIIVLAIVYASSAIPFTIYLISNYFRTLPKAYEEAAFIDGCGYFRTMLSIMIPMIRPSIITVVLFNFLAFWNEYIIALTLMTGSSKTLPVGLINLMQSQKAAANYGQLYAGLVIVMIPTLVLYILVQKKLTQGMSIGGVKE from the coding sequence ATGGATAAGAAAAGGAACTTGATAAAAGCTGATACTATTTATAGATTATTTATATATGCTGCGTTAATAACTTTAGCTATTAGTATAATAGTACCAGTATTATGGGTGTTTATGGCGTCAATCAAAGAGAATTCAGAGTTTTATGGTAATCCTTGGGCTCTACCAAAGGGATTCCATTTTACAAACTTTATAGATGCAATTGAAAAAGCAAAAATGGGGGAGTACTTTTTAAATTCAGTTACAGTAACATCCTTAGCGCTAGTTATATTATTAGTGGTTGCTATTCCGGCTGCATATGTTTTAGCTAGATTTGAATTTAAGGGTAAAAAGATTTTGAATAGACTATTTATGGCCGGTCTTTTTATCAATATAAATTATATCGTTGTCCCAATATTTTTAATGTTATTAGGCTGGGATGGATATATTATGAGAATCTTTGGTAAAGGGATATTTTTAGATAATATTATTGTGTTAGCTATAGTTTATGCTTCGTCGGCAATACCATTCACAATCTATTTGATATCCAACTATTTTAGAACATTACCCAAAGCCTATGAAGAAGCAGCCTTTATAGATGGGTGCGGATACTTTAGAACTATGCTTAGTATAATGATTCCTATGATAAGACCTAGTATTATAACGGTTGTGTTATTCAATTTCTTAGCTTTTTGGAATGAGTATATTATAGCCTTAACCTTGATGACAGGATCATCAAAAACTTTACCAGTAGGGTTAATAAATCTAATGCAATCTCAAAAGGCAGCAGCCAATTATGGGCAATTGTACGCAGGACTGGTAATAGTAATGATTCCAACATTAGTTTTGTATATCCTAGTACAGAAAAAATTAACACAGGGAATGAGTATTGGAGGAGTAAAGGAGTGA
- the gnpA gene encoding 1,3-beta-galactosyl-N-acetylhexosamine phosphorylase, translating into MLKSKGNVTLPSEEGFLEETKEILERLGADAIRDSDGTKLSKDIKNLDAKIYTTYFVSRGHNDFAKQNMKECQQFYLMSKFNLADSIKLEIFFMEDYFPQQIRPDYDHDPKKWWEVIDRTTGEVVDSEKWDVDKTENKVTIHESKPFHEYTVSFLVYAIWDPTQMYNHITNNWGEKEHDIPFDVRRSKSAKYILDHIDNWLEENEHTDVVRFTTFFYHFTLVFNNIGKEKFVDWFGYSASVSTAALEAFEKEKGYRLRPEDIIDQGYYNTSFRIPTKEFLDFMDFQQNFVSKTAKKLVDKVHESGKEAMMFLGDNWIGTEPYGKYFDSIGLDAVVGSVNSGATLRMISEIPGVKYTEGRFLPYFFPDTFREGNDPTVEAKTNWISARRAIMRKPVDRIGYGGYLSLAYKFPKFIDYIENVCNEFRGIYNNIKGIKPYCGLKVGILNSWGKIRSWQTHMVAHALWYKQIYSYLGILECLSGASVDVSFISFSEVKEKGIPRDIDVLINAGDHDTAFSGGKEWLDKNLITTIRKWIYNGGGFVGVGEPSAKHYQGRYFQLADALGVDKELGFSLSTDKYFIKQEDKHFITEDAINTIDFGESMKNIYSLSDKTEILEYSNGEIHLSANEYGKGRCVYIAGLPYNQDNTRLLLRSMYYCAHKEEQLYKWFADNIFVEVHAYPEIKKYAIVNNSDSPQKSVIYNGEGNTFDVNLKACEIRWAEM; encoded by the coding sequence ATGTTAAAATCTAAGGGTAATGTAACACTCCCTAGTGAAGAAGGGTTTTTAGAAGAAACAAAGGAGATATTAGAAAGGCTGGGGGCCGATGCAATTAGGGATAGTGATGGGACTAAACTCTCAAAAGATATAAAAAATTTGGATGCAAAGATTTATACCACCTATTTTGTAAGTAGAGGGCACAATGATTTCGCAAAGCAAAATATGAAGGAATGTCAACAGTTCTACTTAATGAGCAAATTTAATTTAGCAGATTCTATAAAGTTAGAAATATTCTTTATGGAAGATTATTTTCCTCAGCAGATAAGACCCGATTATGATCATGATCCTAAGAAATGGTGGGAAGTTATAGATAGAACTACGGGAGAAGTCGTAGATAGCGAAAAATGGGATGTAGATAAAACAGAAAACAAAGTAACAATCCATGAATCAAAGCCCTTTCATGAATATACAGTTTCATTTTTAGTATATGCTATATGGGATCCAACACAAATGTATAATCACATAACAAATAACTGGGGAGAAAAGGAACATGACATCCCCTTTGATGTAAGAAGATCTAAATCTGCAAAATATATATTAGATCATATTGATAACTGGCTTGAAGAAAATGAGCATACGGATGTAGTAAGATTCACAACATTCTTTTATCATTTCACACTTGTATTTAACAACATAGGAAAAGAAAAGTTTGTGGATTGGTTTGGATATAGTGCAAGTGTATCAACGGCAGCCTTAGAAGCATTTGAGAAAGAAAAGGGTTACAGATTAAGACCAGAGGATATAATTGACCAGGGTTACTATAATACTTCTTTTAGAATACCTACAAAGGAATTCCTAGATTTTATGGACTTTCAACAAAACTTTGTATCAAAAACCGCTAAGAAGTTAGTTGATAAGGTACATGAATCTGGCAAAGAGGCCATGATGTTTTTAGGAGACAACTGGATTGGTACAGAGCCTTACGGTAAATATTTTGATAGTATAGGATTAGACGCTGTTGTTGGTTCCGTTAATAGTGGGGCTACCCTAAGAATGATTTCAGAAATTCCAGGGGTTAAATATACGGAAGGAAGATTCTTACCATATTTCTTCCCGGATACCTTTAGAGAAGGTAATGACCCCACAGTTGAAGCAAAAACAAATTGGATATCTGCAAGACGTGCTATTATGAGGAAGCCCGTCGATAGAATTGGTTATGGTGGATATCTATCCTTAGCCTATAAGTTCCCTAAATTTATAGATTATATTGAAAATGTATGTAATGAATTTAGGGGAATCTATAATAACATTAAGGGTATAAAGCCATATTGTGGGTTGAAGGTTGGAATTCTTAACTCTTGGGGGAAAATCAGATCTTGGCAAACCCATATGGTTGCCCATGCCCTATGGTATAAACAGATTTATTCATACCTCGGAATACTTGAATGTTTAAGTGGTGCTAGCGTAGATGTTTCATTTATTAGTTTTAGTGAAGTAAAGGAAAAAGGAATCCCACGGGATATAGATGTATTAATAAATGCTGGAGACCATGATACGGCATTTAGCGGAGGCAAGGAATGGCTTGATAAAAATCTTATAACTACTATTAGGAAATGGATATATAATGGTGGTGGCTTTGTAGGTGTGGGAGAACCATCTGCGAAACATTATCAAGGTAGATATTTTCAATTAGCTGATGCCTTAGGGGTGGATAAGGAACTAGGTTTCTCCTTAAGTACAGATAAATATTTTATAAAACAAGAAGATAAACATTTTATAACCGAAGATGCAATAAATACAATTGATTTTGGAGAAAGTATGAAGAATATTTATTCATTAAGTGATAAAACAGAAATTCTTGAGTATAGCAATGGAGAAATCCACTTATCTGCTAATGAATATGGAAAGGGTAGATGTGTTTATATAGCAGGACTTCCATATAATCAAGATAATACTCGACTACTATTAAGAAGTATGTATTATTGTGCCCACAAGGAAGAGCAATTATATAAATGGTTTGCTGATAATATCTTTGTAGAAGTACATGCATATCCTGAAATCAAGAAATATGCTATAGTAAATAATTCAGATAGTCCTCAAAAATCTGTGATTTATAATGGAGAAGGCAATACTTTCGACGTAAATCTAAAAGCCTGTGAAATTCGATGGGCTGAAATGTAG
- a CDS encoding helix-turn-helix domain-containing protein, translated as MEDKIINLKILGKSIKKYRLEEELTQEKLAGLTGLSVQYIGNIERGNTTPSLETVMKICEALKITPNHLLITSCDVSPNALIEQILMSLSNHTSKFNKHILAYIEFLENSNIT; from the coding sequence TTGGAAGATAAAATTATCAATTTGAAAATACTTGGGAAAAGCATCAAAAAATATAGGCTTGAAGAGGAATTAACCCAAGAAAAGCTTGCAGGACTAACTGGTCTTTCAGTACAATATATAGGAAATATTGAAAGGGGCAATACCACTCCATCATTGGAAACAGTTATGAAAATCTGCGAAGCCTTAAAAATAACCCCAAATCATCTATTAATTACATCCTGTGATGTCTCTCCAAATGCATTGATCGAACAAATATTAATGTCTTTATCAAACCATACTTCAAAATTTAATAAACATATATTAGCATATATAGAATTTCTAGAAAATTCAAACATTACTTAA
- a CDS encoding methyl-accepting chemotaxis protein, giving the protein MKLKTRLIFVNLGVMVILSAFVMGYLMIDAYINVKEERVEKIQMQTDNISNEMEAILNEASDDAQTLASTLIRIKKSGEPSRDMVNALLKDVLENNKDCTSVWAVWEPNAFDEKDIENINARGANGTGRYVPLWERNGENLAFRSCVNVDGEYYDVPKKTRKRYITDPTIYQVNGKNNIVISFSEPIIVDGKFLGVAGLDISLEMLVQINSQVKLFEKGFGRLVNDKGLVLAHPEQNRVDKIGGEFEGDKGKEYLDKIHNGEKFMNTSWSTSMEQYVYKYYTPINFQGSDLKWSYTTIVPKKELMKDINHMIRLMITITVIGIVIVGSILHYNSRYVVDSIAVLSDTIVRLSRYNLTFDENNKLLQFLKRKDEIGEMSNSVATMQNNFIGLIKQVQDVSSHVSTSSEELSETAQQLANSSEEVSKTIDELAKGAMDQAQDTETGASKINDLGDLINQNQTYMDNVNSSSNNVYRLTNEGLEVIQDLTYKTRESGEATSQISEIIEETNESSDKIGKASGVIASIAEQTNLLALNAAIEAARAGEAGKGFAVVAEEIRKLAEQATYSTKEIDRVVNELLKNSSRAVEKMEEVRVIVDKQIESVKETEGKYKEISVAVGLSEGAIEKMSDSVEEMENTKSNILDIIQSLSAIAEENAAGTEEASASTQQQSASIQEMADASGNLSKLAMELQQTISKFQI; this is encoded by the coding sequence ATGAAGTTGAAAACACGTTTAATATTTGTAAATTTAGGAGTAATGGTTATCCTATCAGCATTTGTTATGGGTTATTTAATGATTGATGCATATATAAATGTAAAGGAAGAACGTGTAGAAAAAATTCAGATGCAAACAGATAATATTTCCAATGAGATGGAAGCGATTTTAAATGAAGCTTCAGATGATGCACAGACTTTGGCCAGTACATTGATTCGGATAAAGAAAAGTGGAGAACCAAGTAGAGATATGGTTAATGCATTACTAAAGGATGTGTTGGAAAATAACAAAGACTGTACATCGGTATGGGCAGTTTGGGAGCCAAATGCCTTTGATGAGAAGGACATAGAGAATATCAATGCTAGGGGAGCAAATGGTACAGGCCGATATGTGCCATTATGGGAGAGAAATGGAGAAAATCTTGCCTTTAGAAGCTGTGTAAATGTTGATGGTGAATACTACGATGTACCGAAAAAAACGAGAAAGAGATATATAACAGATCCCACTATATATCAAGTCAATGGAAAGAATAATATAGTAATATCTTTTTCTGAACCAATCATAGTGGATGGAAAGTTTCTAGGGGTTGCTGGATTAGACATATCACTGGAAATGCTTGTTCAAATAAATTCGCAAGTAAAATTATTTGAAAAGGGATTTGGTAGATTAGTGAATGACAAAGGATTGGTATTAGCACATCCCGAACAAAATAGAGTAGACAAAATTGGAGGGGAGTTTGAAGGGGATAAAGGAAAAGAATACTTAGACAAAATACATAATGGAGAAAAGTTCATGAATACCTCATGGTCAACTAGTATGGAACAATATGTATATAAATACTATACTCCCATTAATTTTCAAGGAAGTGATCTTAAATGGTCATATACAACTATTGTTCCTAAGAAAGAGCTAATGAAAGATATTAATCACATGATTAGACTTATGATCACTATAACAGTTATTGGAATAGTTATAGTAGGAAGTATTCTTCATTATAATAGTAGGTATGTAGTTGATTCCATAGCTGTGCTTTCAGATACCATCGTAAGGTTATCAAGGTATAATCTGACTTTTGATGAAAATAATAAGCTATTACAATTCTTAAAAAGAAAAGATGAAATTGGCGAAATGTCAAATTCAGTGGCAACAATGCAGAATAATTTTATTGGGTTGATTAAGCAAGTACAGGATGTATCAAGTCATGTTTCTACATCTTCAGAAGAGTTAAGTGAAACCGCACAGCAATTAGCAAATAGTTCGGAGGAAGTATCAAAAACCATTGATGAGTTAGCAAAGGGCGCAATGGATCAAGCTCAGGATACGGAAACAGGGGCGTCTAAAATCAATGATCTTGGGGATTTGATTAATCAAAATCAAACCTATATGGATAATGTAAACAGCTCATCGAATAATGTGTATAGATTGACAAATGAAGGATTAGAAGTTATTCAGGATTTAACATATAAAACTAGGGAAAGTGGAGAAGCAACCAGTCAGATCTCTGAAATTATAGAGGAAACAAATGAGAGTTCTGACAAAATAGGAAAAGCTAGTGGGGTTATAGCATCTATTGCAGAGCAGACAAATTTATTGGCATTAAATGCTGCCATTGAAGCAGCAAGAGCAGGTGAAGCCGGTAAAGGGTTTGCAGTGGTAGCAGAGGAAATAAGAAAGCTAGCAGAACAAGCTACTTATTCAACTAAAGAAATAGATAGGGTAGTAAATGAATTACTTAAAAATTCTTCAAGAGCAGTTGAGAAGATGGAAGAAGTTAGGGTAATAGTTGATAAACAAATTGAGAGTGTTAAAGAAACTGAAGGAAAGTATAAGGAAATATCAGTGGCAGTTGGGTTATCCGAAGGTGCCATTGAAAAAATGAGTGACTCTGTAGAGGAAATGGAAAACACAAAATCTAATATTCTTGATATCATACAATCACTTTCTGCAATAGCTGAGGAAAATGCCGCTGGTACAGAAGAAGCATCGGCATCCACACAGCAGCAATCGGCTTCTATCCAAGAAATGGCCGATGCCAGTGGGAATCTTTCAAAATTAGCCATGGAATTACAGCAAACTATATCTAAATTCCAAATATAA
- a CDS encoding Ger(x)C family spore germination protein, which translates to MHKKFHKTKSFYNLIIKKQRIFIFIFFILLYIYFRSEVVYLPVESLNIPSGFGIDLSPCDKKFSVSMSFYDYYEEEKVCSKTYTVVDNSLSHVIEELQLYLDKKMLTGVEKAYIFSEEYSKFGIKNLIDIDFKDASINDTVVLAVCKGRVEDILNFKIPSYANSADYIEGMIENSKVNNFFSDNYNLIDVFVRVGAEGRNVVLPYIEIKDNKLKITGMALFKKDKMTQRIDIDETRVMNLLRENDVRGILVLREDSKKSIGYNAQTSRKVRCEKKDDRYSFYINLSLKGDIIENELLPDINSNPETMKIFENRMKERVEKMSADFIHKMQKDYKIDCLELGKVAASKYGRHKGIDWNEVVCDSEIVVNVDIEVDNMGRGDY; encoded by the coding sequence ATGCATAAAAAATTCCATAAAACTAAATCCTTCTACAATCTAATTATCAAAAAACAAAGAATCTTTATATTCATTTTTTTCATACTACTCTACATATATTTCCGTAGCGAAGTAGTGTATTTACCCGTTGAAAGCCTTAATATTCCTTCTGGCTTTGGCATTGATCTATCTCCTTGTGATAAAAAATTTAGTGTTTCCATGTCCTTTTACGATTACTATGAAGAAGAAAAAGTCTGTAGTAAAACCTATACAGTAGTAGATAATTCACTTTCCCATGTCATTGAGGAATTACAGCTATATTTAGATAAAAAAATGCTTACAGGAGTTGAAAAGGCATATATTTTTAGTGAGGAATATTCAAAGTTTGGTATAAAAAATTTGATCGATATTGACTTTAAAGATGCCTCAATTAACGATACCGTTGTTTTGGCTGTATGCAAGGGAAGGGTCGAAGATATTCTTAATTTTAAGATACCATCATATGCTAATTCTGCAGATTACATTGAAGGTATGATCGAAAATTCTAAGGTGAATAATTTTTTTTCTGATAACTATAACCTTATAGATGTTTTTGTACGAGTTGGGGCAGAGGGAAGAAACGTCGTATTACCCTATATTGAAATAAAAGATAATAAACTAAAAATTACGGGAATGGCATTATTCAAAAAAGATAAAATGACTCAAAGGATAGATATAGACGAGACAAGGGTCATGAATCTATTAAGAGAAAACGATGTAAGGGGTATACTGGTACTGAGAGAGGACTCAAAGAAATCCATAGGTTATAATGCACAAACATCGAGGAAGGTTCGCTGTGAAAAAAAGGATGATAGATATAGCTTTTATATAAATTTATCTTTAAAGGGAGATATAATCGAAAATGAGTTGCTACCTGATATAAATTCTAATCCAGAAACTATGAAAATTTTTGAGAATAGAATGAAAGAAAGGGTGGAAAAAATGAGTGCTGATTTTATACATAAAATGCAAAAAGATTATAAAATAGATTGTCTTGAATTAGGTAAAGTCGCTGCAAGCAAATACGGAAGACATAAAGGTATTGATTGGAACGAAGTAGTTTGTGATTCTGAAATAGTTGTTAATGTAGACATTGAAGTAGATAATATGGGTCGAGGAGATTATTAA